One segment of Balaenoptera ricei isolate mBalRic1 chromosome 8, mBalRic1.hap2, whole genome shotgun sequence DNA contains the following:
- the POU2AF3 gene encoding POU class 2 homeobox associating factor 3 isoform X2 — MESRKGEEGEKPKVYQGVRVKITVKELLQQRRAHQAASGGTLSGGNNVHLSDPVPPSSAGQYFEPEPIPSTPNYFQPREFSSCVSCEENPGFLDQIFDSYLQTETHPDPSPNSMQSTPHYFPDSFQAAPFCFNQSLTPGWPSDSSTLSGSLDCSYSPVQQPAYIPENYDSAPSLDTRNWGSASEDYSYPHLPSHTQCNRSSSAAASVCCSARCEAEHSDTFRASECFSYPSTDYGTFTPSAAASSDFCRRETNWDICYS, encoded by the exons atgGAGAGCAGGAAAGGCGAggaagggg AAAAACCTAAGGTGTATCAAGGTGTCCGGGTGAAGATCACAGTGAAGGAGCTGCTGCAGCAGAGAAGGGCACACCAGGCAGCCTCGGGGGGAACC CTGTCCGGAGGCAACAATGTCCACCTTTCAGACCCAGTCCCACCATCTTCTGCAG gACAGTATTTTGAGCCTGAACCAATTCCTTCCACACCCAATTATTTCCAACCCCGAGAATTTTCCAGTTGTGTTTCTTGTGAAGAAAATCCAGGCTTCCTCGACCAGATATTTGATTCCTACCTTCAGACAGAGACACACCCGGACCCTTCGCCCAATTCCATGCAAAGTACTCCACACTATTTCCCAGACAGCTTCCAGGCTGCCCCTTTCTGCTTTAACCAGAGCCTG ACCCCAGGATGGCCTTCGGATTCCTCCACTCTCTCAGGTTCCTTAGACTGCAGTTACTCTCCTGTTCAGCAACCTGCATACATTCCGGAGAATTACGACTCTGCCCCTTCTCTGGACACCAGAAACTGGGGCTCCGCCTCGGAagactactcctaccctcacctgCCCTCACACACCCAGTGCAACCGCTCCTCCTCTGCCGCCGCCTCTGTCTGCTGCTCTGCACGCTGCGAGGCGGAGCACTCGGACACCTTCAGAGcttcagagtgtttttcctaccCCAGCACAGACTATGGGACCTTCACACCCTCAGCAGCAGCAAGCAGTGATTTCTGTAGGAGGGAAACAAACTGGGACATCTGCTATAGTTAA
- the POU2AF3 gene encoding POU class 2 homeobox associating factor 3 isoform X1, with the protein MRLTWAVIRLSGGNNVHLSDPVPPSSAGQYFEPEPIPSTPNYFQPREFSSCVSCEENPGFLDQIFDSYLQTETHPDPSPNSMQSTPHYFPDSFQAAPFCFNQSLTPGWPSDSSTLSGSLDCSYSPVQQPAYIPENYDSAPSLDTRNWGSASEDYSYPHLPSHTQCNRSSSAAASVCCSARCEAEHSDTFRASECFSYPSTDYGTFTPSAAASSDFCRRETNWDICYS; encoded by the exons ATGCGATTGACCTGGGCAGTCATAAGG CTGTCCGGAGGCAACAATGTCCACCTTTCAGACCCAGTCCCACCATCTTCTGCAG gACAGTATTTTGAGCCTGAACCAATTCCTTCCACACCCAATTATTTCCAACCCCGAGAATTTTCCAGTTGTGTTTCTTGTGAAGAAAATCCAGGCTTCCTCGACCAGATATTTGATTCCTACCTTCAGACAGAGACACACCCGGACCCTTCGCCCAATTCCATGCAAAGTACTCCACACTATTTCCCAGACAGCTTCCAGGCTGCCCCTTTCTGCTTTAACCAGAGCCTG ACCCCAGGATGGCCTTCGGATTCCTCCACTCTCTCAGGTTCCTTAGACTGCAGTTACTCTCCTGTTCAGCAACCTGCATACATTCCGGAGAATTACGACTCTGCCCCTTCTCTGGACACCAGAAACTGGGGCTCCGCCTCGGAagactactcctaccctcacctgCCCTCACACACCCAGTGCAACCGCTCCTCCTCTGCCGCCGCCTCTGTCTGCTGCTCTGCACGCTGCGAGGCGGAGCACTCGGACACCTTCAGAGcttcagagtgtttttcctaccCCAGCACAGACTATGGGACCTTCACACCCTCAGCAGCAGCAAGCAGTGATTTCTGTAGGAGGGAAACAAACTGGGACATCTGCTATAGTTAA